Below is a genomic region from Fusarium oxysporum Fo47 chromosome VIII, complete sequence.
CTCCGCACAAAAGCCAAGACCCTCCAAGACCGAGTGAACCGCGAGAAAACGATTTTGAAGCTGCCACGACTGCAATGCACATGCAATGCAGAGTAAGAGTCCACTTCTTACAAGGACCCCTGAATatccatctccatccaaAAGCGCGCGGTTGACGAGACCCCACTAAGGTGCATACACGGCTCGGCACGACGAGTATTGGATAACAGATACTTTTGACTAAGGAGGCCTCTTTCTAAAGGAATCTCCCAGTGATGAAACGTGTTTCACAACGTTATAGGACTtttgctggtggtggtggtgagcTTACTCTGCTGTAGGGAGGAGTTGTTAGGGGGGCTGTGCGGTGAGCAGAGAGGGTCTTGGCGGTGGGACGCAATCCAATTATCGATAAACCCTTGGCATCAAGAAAGTCTTGGCTTGAGGGGCTCCGATTACCGTGGACCGGGTAGGTACTTGTGTATGACAATAAATATGAGACCACTTTTATGTTGACAATATTACGAGAGAGCAAATAGACACGAGAGCTCGGGTGGGTCTGGATGGAGATATTATTTCGGTAAATTTGTGATAAGATAACCACAGAGTACTCACTCATTCCATCATGACGACTAAAGGCAAACCATCTGGCAACATAACCTAGTAACCCTGCCATCGAAGAACCTGTTCTGCTGTAGCAATCCTCATACGCTTTCCAAACATCCAGAGAGGAACAGTCAACAACGAGAAAAGACCCATCAGCAGTCCGAAAATACCAAATGGCTCAGCTGCTCCCTTCTGGTGAACCCAGTCAGCCACGAAGAAGGTCCATGCAAAGGCGATGATGGAACGGAGAATGGTGACCATGGTGAAGCAATCGGCTGCCAACGAGTGATAAGAGTCGATCAACTACGAAGGATTAGTATAAATgacgaggttgatgatggtttgGAGACTTACGTAGTTGAATCCAACAGATGGAACTTGCATCAGACCAAAAGCGAGCATTCCATATCCGACTTGAAGTCCAACCCAGGCATGACCACCAGGGTTCTTGGCGCAGAATCCAAACACCAACAAACCTCCAGTAGCGATGAaaagagggaagaagagagtcGGCAATCGGTCCTCAGATTCAGCGACACCATTTCGTGTCTTGctggccttcttgacaagTCTGCCATCAGCAAGCATGAAAGTGTAGATATATCCAATGACACCGCCGATGACAGCACCAATGTTGATAAGACCAGCGTTAGCCTTCCAGAGATAAGGTGGGCTCGCCATGAGTTGGGGTCCGATTGTAGAAATTGTGACGATACCGCCGACGAGGCCAGCGTAGTGAAGCATCACCACCCAAGTGCCGGGAAAAGCAAGAGTCTTCCACGGCTGGATGAATTGCCTCAGAAGACTTCCTCGAGGCTTGATGAAGCCCAAAGACTGAACATAGGTGAAAGAGGAGTAAGAAGTTTGCTGTTCACCCACGCTGACAGACTGCTTATCCTCGACGTGTTCGTTGTTGCCAAACTGAGcattcttctcagcctcgggGTTTGTGACGCCTTCTACTGGTGCACTTCGCGTATACAGGGTCTCGgggacgaagaagatgacgcCGACGAGGCAAGCGGCTGATAGAGCGAGACAGACCCAGAAGATCATCTTCCAGCCTTGCTCGAACACGATGTAACCTCCGGAGATGCCACCTGCGAGGGGTCCGACGACAAGCATGATGGTGTAGACGGCCTAGTCACAGTATGTCAGCAAACGGCGGTCGGTCTTGGTTTTAGAAGGGTTGAATACCATGGCTCGTCCACGCTGGTGGATAGGAAACATATCTCCAATAAGCGCGGGAGCAACTGTATCTGCTGCAGCACCTCCAATGCCTTGGAAAGCACGAGCAGCGAGAAGAGAGTCATATGAAGTCGCAAGTGCACACCAAAGCGTGCTGAATGTGAGGAGCGTCGTAGCGAGAATGAGAACTGGCCGTCGTCCCATCCAGTTGGACATGGGAACCCACCAGATGTTGGCTGcaccgaggaagaggatatgGATCTGCATTCCATCAGCATACGCTCCAAGCGGTACTGGAGTGGTAACAACTTACAGCAATCAAGATAGAGAGCTGAGAGAGAGACCTCGGATCCTTCGGAAAGATCATAGGCCATAGCTGAAACGCAGGTGCGATAATACCACTCGTGTAATTCGCGGTAAAGGCATAAAGCGACGCGACGCTCAGTGCAGCGATTTTATGCCACCTCGGAAAATTGAGAGGATCTCGAGGATCATCCGTAGCATGTATGCTAATAACCGCATGGCTCGCGTCTTCCTGCTCCCCTTTTCACCGTTAGTCTCGCTTTTTTCACGCGTCGGGAGAAAATCTCACGATGAATCTGGACTGTGCCAGGAGGCGTTGCAGCCTCGACTTCATGCGAAGACAACGCAAAGGCTTCCTTGAAAGAGACCATCTTGAGTGTTGCAGCTAGGGGTGATATTTTTGCAATTTTGTATCGTAGGCCATGGTCAATTAAGTACTCCTCGATGCCCCCCTCTCTCCTCACACTCTCTCCTCCACGTTACCCCGGATTACCCCATGGGCTGTAAAGTTTGTAACCGAGATGCAATCTAGATCACTGGGGTATTTGCCGCACGAACCAACCAGATAGATCAGATACTTTGGTGGCGTTACAGACTTGACTTGTTCTGGGAGTATCAGTTGGCGATGGGGTCGGGTTGTCCTCCACTTTCCCGGTGGTCCTCTCGGGACGTGGGATAGTTACAAATCAATATCAATGAGGGGGAATCGCGTATTTGGACTCACATGCCAGTAATTGACCAGCTTTAAACCCTTGAATAAACCTTGAATCGAATACTAAAGTAAGGTTGGACGATATGACTTGTGTATATGACTCGACAACCAGGGTTCTTGTGGTCTGTGTCTCTGGCTGTTATGGCGCATCAGGAAAAGGGTTCCTTGATTTGCCACAGTTGCTGAATGCCAGCGTAGATACTTCTCTCATCACGTACAAATATGTAGAAAAGACGGGCGAGGTAACCAAAGATAGGTGACGCAGCCGATACTCATCTGAGAGACGGGGGTCGAACGTCAGCGATGACTTTGCAGACAGCCCCTAGAGTATTGATATTTACGAGCCCAATGTCACATTTCTGCCAAGGGTACGCCAGATGATGATTGCTATGCGAGACTCCCCGTGTTTGGTGTCGCAACATCTGCCTGCTGCATGTTCCTGTATATTTTGAACCGGCCTTGCCAACTCATCTTTTGTGCAGCCACAGAAGGTCTGGTCGACGGGATCACTAGCGTTAAGCTGCCGGCTGGGAAATGAAGCGCCTTAGACATGGTGATATGAGGAAATGAGTATTGGTATTGTATATCCTTCGTATCTTGAGGTCAAGGTAGATAGTGCAACGCCCTGTGCATCTGGCGTTTTAACTAGGTGCTGTCCCAGGCTTTCTAAGTTCTGTAGTGATTCATGGCCAGAGTATCGGGTTGGTTGCCAGGTATTGAGTTCGCCAATAGCTGTTGGCCAATCTCCCTTCATAGGCGTTTGCCGTGAAAAACCCCATGCTATTGTTTCAACCTATCCTTTGCTTCCTCCTCACCCAAACCTCTTTATCGGTCGATAATTTCTCTCTCTCGTTTATATCGGTGGATTCCGTTTCTTTTATATCCCTGATTTCGACCTCCCAGGTCTTGAGTCTGTAACTGCCTCGATCTGACATGCCTGTGAACAAATCAAAGGACCAGCCGTGATTTGGACACAGTACTCCAGCGCTAAGTACAACGCCAAAGTCTTCAATGTCGAACGGTGTCCCTTTTGAAAGAGGGTATTGGCTATGCGGGCATGACTAGGCAGACACCCTGATTAGCCCCTGCAAACACTTTTCTTGTGGACATTTGCTCACATGGTCGATTGCATGAAATTTGCCTTTGTATTGAAACACAAGCACCTGATCAGCAAGTGATTCCCATGAGGAATCATCGCCAACAGGAACTTCTTTTGACGAGGATACATCCTCCTGCGGTATGTGAAAGGCTTTGCAGCCTGGTATTGATTTTGCGTTACACAAGCGGTGTTTTGCCAAGTTGCCTGCATCATCGTCTACATCAGGAAATGACGATGTACGGCCCACAAACGTCCATTGAGCTCCTTGCCGGGAAAATGGGTTGAAGAAATTCATTTTTATCAAGATACTTTGTCGCTCAGCGATTTTGCTCCGAGTCAGAAGTCGAAAAATTGCTCTTATCATGGCGCGGAGCAAATTCCTCTAGAACATGTGACATGTCACGTGGACGGAATGCATCTATCAACGTGACAGTCTGCAAATACTGTCTAATGACTGAAATACCGATGCGATAGTAACGTTCATACGGATCTCTATCATAGATATTAGTGTAATCTCGTATTTAGCCCAACTGACGCCCAAGCATATGGAAAGAGTGAGAAagctcttcatcgtcaagaAAGATCTGCCGCGACTGCACTATCTCCCAGACCGCTCCATCCAAGGTATTCTCACATAAACCATTCCCGGCTTCTTCCAACTCCTCTTCAGATTCTTCGATAAATGTAACTGTCACTTTTgtatcaagaagctcttgtATCTGTCTCCCAGCGAGCAGCCTCCTGATCATCGGCATAAGCTCCTTGTGCATACTGCCACTCCAAAGCAAAAGAATATTCATCAGCGTCGCAGCTGTCCCAGAACATGTGTCTTCTGCCGTCGAGCAATGAATTCGAGCTGGGATGTGTCGTAGGAAGTAACATCTAGAGCCTTCGTCGCCCTGGACAATCCTGGACTGGATGGCTTCGAAGCGCGAATAGTGTGGGGAGGAAGGATGGATGTATCGCATGAAAAGGTCTTGAAGATCGGTTTCTGCCAGGATGTCATGTAGATACAAGGCGCAGCCGAGTGTGAGACAATATGCTTCGCGGTCGTGAATCCAATCACTACTTGTCCCCTCTGGATCAGCCGCTAGGGCTTGTTTCAGAACACTCTTTGCGAATTTCAAGCGAATTAGCTCGGGTGACATAGCGAAAAAGGCAAAGTTAGGTTGAAAGACGTGTGGTGATACCAGAAACTCCAGAACTGTGTAGTGAGCAAGAGACACGTAGAGATCCTCGCCGTCAGTTGCTTCTCTAGCCTGTAATCCAGGAGATTCTTCTAGCCAGCTATCGAAGATATCTCCAGGAACAAATCGAACTGTTATGAGACAGCTGCATATCTCTTTTAAATATTCAAGGTCAATAACGGACTTTTGACCTTTGGTTTCTGATCCGAAATGCTCATATGTGACTGCTGACAGAAGCAAACTCGCATTCACACCAACGTGATAAACCCAAGCAGCCTGCGAATGGCCAATGATCCAAGTGAGAATACAACGAACTAGCGGTCTATCTTCTTCAGGGATTGCTTCGAAGATTCTGACGTAAGTTTCACTCAAATCTTTAGGTAGGTTGGAAAGGAGTTGCTGGAGTTTCGACTGGTCGCGAAGTCGCTCTATAGCTTGAATTTGACATTCAGCCCATCGAAACCTTGTAACTTTAAGTTAGCACAGTTGGAAGAAAGTTATTTCTTTAATCGTCTCCTGGTGAAAGGGAGTTCTCACATTCCTTGGGCCATGGCAGCCAGAACTTCCTCAATTTCGTCGAATCGCGCGTGCCATCTCTTCAGTCGATTACTAGATCTGAGTCTGGAGTGCACAAATCTTCGAATATCAGCATCGACCATTGGGTTTGACATTGATATGCTTGTTGATATCTGAGTCAATGATTGTTCTATGTCGAAGTATTGCCGGCTTGTCGCTAATATCCTGATCTTTTCAAAACGCTTATCGACTGTTATTGTCTGAATCAGCAACAAAAGGTCCTCTCGTGGAGTACTCTCGTCAACCGCATCGATGATGATATACAAGACATCAAGTTTATTCACCACAATTTCCAATATTTCTTCCAAGTCCGTGGTGGTAGGTTCGCAGCCATGATCGTGAAGCCTCTTTAACTCCGGTGGTATCCAATTAATCTGTCGACAGACATGGCCAATGATCCAGCTCAGGAATGGCACCGTTTCGTCCTGATTGTGAGAGTAATGACAATAGTAGTAGCTGCAAACACTACCATTGGCTGGCTTGCATAGCATTTCCAGTTCTTCGATGACATATGATGCGAGAACTGTTTTTACTGAACCAGGGAGTCCACGTATCCAAATGAGTCTGGTTTCAGAGGTCAGCGACAACCAAGCCTTCCACTGGGAAGAATTGGTGACCCATGCAGTCGTCAAAGGCTCATGTTTGTTGAATGCTATGTTGTGAAGAGATGATGGGTTTGTTCGCTCAAGCCATCGGATGATCTCCCGAGTTTCAGACTCTTTGAGTATGTCAGTTTATTCCAGGCATCAATCGAGATCACCGACCTGAGATGGTGCCTTGTAGCCTTTCGATCCCCATTCTGATTTCTTTCAGGTCCCGACTGGACAAACTCTGTTAGCCTCGACTTCCTAAGGGTCCTTGCAGACTAACCTCATGTCACCAGACATAGCTAACAATAAAGTAGCCTTATGGTGTGAAATCTCGGCCAGCAGCTTTCTGACTTTCGATTGCTTCAGAGGCCATGCGAGGTCAGCTAACGTTATCTTACGCCGCTTGCCTGTCTGAGATTGGCCCATAGTTTGTGGGAGAAGAGCCTCGAGTGATGCAAGACAGCTGTGGCAAGACTTGATAGGTCCATTTTGTTCGTGAAGATTTGGCACGAGGCTTGTGGTACTTGATTCGCCAATGCTGTCGATGATGGCTCTTAGCGACGTAGCCTCGCCCAATATCATCTGGATGTCTTTGGGTGCATCTTCAACAGCCTCGATGTAGTGCTTGCATGTGCGAATGATGCGATCGGCGAGGCCAATGAATGCCAGCACGCTCGCCCCGATAGAGAGTGGATCAGCCATGGAAACTGCCCAATACTTATTTGTTGTAAACACAAAACAGCATATTATTTGGTGACTTTGGCAGAAACCTAGCCCGTACTCCCCTCTGATCAATCGCCGTGATCTTGAAGAGAGGGGTAGCTGAATGGGCTGAATGTGAAACACGTGGCGCTGTCAGATTAGGTCGATTAAGTAGTTAGCTGTAGGGCTGAGCTCGATGTCAGCTGCAGTTACGAGCCGGCTTTGAGAGTCATATTATCTTCAGGACCCTCCGAATCTTTTGAATTTCTGTCTGCGACGCATGGGGTTTCCGATAGGGGTGGCCATCGACCTCCTCGAACCGGAAGGACTAGCGGGGCATGACGACTAAATTCGAATATACACGTGGAGCTCATGCTTTCTCCTTATCACTAGCGACTCATTCAGACATAAATATGATGCATTAAAACCTCAAGTATGCTCATTTACTTCTAAAACTACCGGCTCCTACCGCCACTATCTCTCCTTAACAGAAATCAACGTTTTGCACAGCCGGACGTGACTACTAAGACTGCCCAAATATCTTGATCAGTATACACAGGCTAGCTCCTCTGCACGCGGTAGCGCTTGATTTCCtatttttccttcttttctttcttcaccttcttctccgtcttcttgatgttcttcttcctcttcttaATTCGGATATCAACGCCGTTGAACTGTCTCGCGGCGCTGTCTTTCCCCTCTGCTGAAGGACAGGGGATGGCACTCGGATTAATCCACAAATCGCCATTCATATTCGGAACAACAAATCCTTCGTAAGCTCTATGGCCCTCATAGTCTTCATAATCTTCGTCAACTAGAATTAGGTTCTTGTTGATCTGATCGCCGCTTCCTGTCGTGATCGGGTTGTGGTAGACGCATCGAATAGGAGGATTCTTGGCAAGTTCCTTCGAGAAACTGGCGTTGATATCGTAAGTCTTTCTATTCTCCTGTTTGCACCCCGGACCCGCGAAGGGGTTAATCCACTGTGGGCCACTGTCGCTATCCAGCCTGTAGCTGTGGGCACCATATTGGCCGTAGTTGGTCGAGGACTGGGCTTGCGGATGTCCGAAAGACTGTTCGTCCGTCGTGGGTGATGTCTTGGTTGGCGGCATCGTATACTGGGGCGAAACAGCAGCACGGGTGTCGGCAAGCGATTTGTTGATGGTTTCTAGGTTGATGGAGGTTGCTTGGGTGCTTGAAGTATAGGTACTGTTGGAAGAGTCCCTACGAACGAGAACCCCGGACACCGTTCGAGAAGCATTGCCCTGAATTGAAGGACTCGGCCCTTTCTTCTCAGACATGATATGTATATCAGTTTGTATCTGATACAGTGCTCTGGACTGAATCTGCTCTATGGCTAGAGAAAGGTTGCTCTTCTGTCGTTCAAGGCTGACAAAgatatcaagaagatcttgttCCTTATAGAGAAAGCCCCAAGCACGAAGGACTCGCCCCTTGCGCAACAAAGAATTCAAAcagttgttgttgatgataaaAAGAAGAGCGTCAGTCTGCGTCCCAATCTCAGGGGTCTGAAGAAGGGGGTTCTCCGAGATGCTAGTAGAAAGGCTCTGAAGTTCTTGGAGCTGCTCATGATATCGTTTCAGTGTCGATGCTCCTCCTTTTATCTTTCTCATGACATCTATCAGTGAAAAGCATGCGAGACCAAGCTGGCTCGCCGACGCCGCGACCCCAATAATCTCTGCCATGATAGCCTCAACTTCGAAGGCAAGGCCGTCGCGACAAAGAGCGGTGAAGATGGTAAAGAGCCGTGAATAGCTACATCGACGACGATATCGTCCTCGGATGGTGTGTCAGAATGCAGGAGAAATTATGGTTGTGCTAACGTGGCATAGAAATCAACCGCAGATTATGAAAATTGTGAAAAGGTGCGACCGGAaaagaaggccaagatgcGAGTATGGCATCAAGATTTAGGCATCATTGTGAAAATAGATTGTGAAAAAGTGTGAAAGATTGACAGCAGAGCCTCATGTGTCAGACTGCGGTGAAACCTAAGGCACTTCGAGGGGGCGAAGCAGAGTAACACGGCAGAACAAGGCTACCGTTGTAAGATATTTGATACGTCGACTATAAGGCGGTCTGGAAATACAACCAGAGATTCCTCAGGGAGATGAAAGATCTTGGGAATGTTCGTGAAATCGAGACTTGCACTTCAGGAGGGGGGCGTCGTATTGAGTATTGATTTTCGTCTCAGGAGGGTAGATAGCCGCTTGCAAGTGTTGGTCAAGTTTGGAAGAGTAAAGAGAGAACTTCTTGTGAGGTTTGAGTGCCTAAAAATTCCTCTGGCAACGAGCCTCAAGGTTCCAGTGTCGATTGGAGTTCAGTATCAGCTTTCTGGGTGGAAGTTGACTATAGCAACCAACCGGACGCTTTCTTGTTCGAAGCTAGATTGAATGATAATTTAGTTCCTGTATTTAATTAGCCCATCGTCTCTATCAACTCAAAGAAGAGCGACGAGAAGACCTTGGTGTAAAGGAAAGAGTAGAAGACCGCAGCTTTTGGAGGGTATCTGAAGGGGGGCCTCGACCACGTCAGGAACTTCACGTCAAAAGATTCTCCGAGTCGAATGCAATACCGGGAATTTCGGGCTCAGTTTTCAAAGTAAGGAAGTACCTAAGACAAAAGGACTATCTGATCAAGTTGATTGTGTTGGTCCAGTTTGCTACGCCACTGTTGGTTGACAAGCCGTATGACGTGACAGGTGTGGATGGATCGCTTGGAAACTCGACTCTAGAGTCTTTAGAGAGGTCCGAGAAGGTATATGATACTCTTTGATTCTCAGAAGAGATCTAAGCCTTTCGCTAATATGTCGTTGGTAGATGTTGTGATGGGTTTGTGACGCTGGAGAACGAAGCAAGGCATCTAACCAAGACCCGCAGTCACTGTATCACGTACATATTCACCTGCAAGCCCTGAATTACATGACCCAACGATACAGGTGTGTGAACAAGTCACAGGGCACCCTTCAATATCTCATCAATACTCCTCGAATGTGAAGATATGGCAATCGGCATTGTGTTTACGACTTCCAGTACCGCATCTCAATAATAGGGGTTCGAAAGCTACTACTGCATATATGTAGTAATACTTAGCATGATACTATACAACACAATGAACTATTTCGAAGCCTTGACAGATTCTCATATGTCACGATCTGGTCAGTGTTGTCATTGTTTTTGGGGAGTTTGGAGATTTTGAGGCCCCCAACATGCAGACAGGGGTGACTGCGGCATGCATAGGAGAGGGTGTTAAGCCCTTTCAATCACGAGTCGGCTGCCGCACACCATTTTTCCTAATGGAAACTCCATTCGCCCGTAGTGTTACTATACGATCCAACCAGTTTGGCAATTGGGCCACACGCACTTCATGATGGTGGGAATGGCTCCCAAAGACGACAATGCCCATCTTTCGGTGTCTTCAACGAATAtcatcagcaacagcgaCCTCAAAGGAGCAACTATCAGCAATGGAGCCATCAATTCTGGTCCCGGAAACATGTATAATGGCAACATCACGAAGTATCACTACCACGTACACCAATGCCCGGACCCCACAGCCCACTTGCCCAAGCAGGCATCATCCCAGAAGGCCAACTGTTCCCAGCGGCGGTGTCGTTATAATCGGAAATTGGTAAAGGCACTCCTCAAGCATCGTTTGGCACCCTTGAGACGGAGGAAGAGGTATGCCCGACGGCGTCTCCGGATTATTCTGTAAGTGTGTTCTTAAGTAGGGTCAAGTAATTTGACCTTTTGATAAAAGAGGCAAGAAATGAGCGATTAAGCTATCGGGCTACTTAACGTCAATTCTGTTCGGGTATTTCTGTCTCTCAAAGAGGAGACGTTCCCCGAATCTTGTCTTAGTGACTCCTGTTGTGCCATGGATATCGTTACTGATGCCAGGTCAGGCTTTTTGCTTCACGCCCCAAATATGCATGATGGCTGCAGCGGTGGAACTTTCAGGCGGCTAAGTCGTTGGCTCTTCGTGCCGACCCGTTATCGTCTGTCACGGCCCGTGCTTCCCAGAAGAGCCAAAGAGTGTCTGTTGGCCGAGACAGGTAGACATACCCCGCAATGAGGAGTACGAAAAGTCAAACGCTGTTGGGAATCAGCATGTCAACAACGAGCTCGTCGACATGAAACCGCTTGAGTTTGCGATTATGTGTGAGAGGGGAAGCTTTGAACGGAGAGGTTAATGAGTGGTAAAAGTtattctctttctttttgaTGGTTGACGGTGGATTGTCTTTACTTCACAGTACATTTCTGAATCTCTAACTAAGGTAATTACACCAAGCATGCCTTACCAAGACACCCTCTTGGCTGTAAATGTGTGTAAGAGCTGAAAGATCCATTGGTCAGTTCTCATTTTTGAGGCCAGTAGAGACTGCATATGTTGCTCAGCCACTCCATATCGATCTTTCA
It encodes:
- a CDS encoding major facilitator superfamily domain-containing protein, whose translation is MVSFKEAFALSSHEVEAATPPGTVQIHREQEDASHAVISIHATDDPRDPLNFPRWHKIAALSVASLYAFTANYTSGIIAPAFQLWPMIFPKDPRSLSQLSILIAIHILFLGAANIWWVPMSNWMGRRPVLILATTLLTFSTLWCALATSYDSLLAARAFQGIGGAAADTVAPALIGDMFPIHQRGRAMAVYTIMLVVGPLAGGISGGYIVFEQGWKMIFWVCLALSAACLVGVIFFVPETLYTRSAPVEGVTNPEAEKNAQFGNNEHVEDKQSVSVGEQQTSYSSFTYVQSLGFIKPRGSLLRQFIQPWKTLAFPGTWVVMLHYAGLVGGIVTISTIGPQLMASPPYLWKANAGLINIGAVIGGVIGYIYTFMLADGRLVKKASKTRNGVAESEDRLPTLFFPLFIATGGLLVFGFCAKNPGGHAWVGLQVGYGMLAFGLMQVPSVGFNYLIDSYHSLAADCFTMVTILRSIIAFAWTFFVADWVHQKGAAEPFGIFGLLMGLFSLLTVPLWMFGKRMRIATAEQVLRWQGY